Genomic DNA from Candidatus Hinthialibacter antarcticus:
GCAAGACGCCCAGCGCCATCTCCACGACCTCGAAGAAGAAATGGAGCGCGTCAAACATTGCCTCGATGAAGAAAGCGACCTGCTCGACAGCAAAGTCCAGGGTCTGCACCGCTTGTTTTTGTCGTACATCTCCGGCTACTTCAGCGCAGCGGCCAAACTGCTGCCCGGACGCTCCAAACCCGAACCCACGCCGCCAGAGGAGCCTCTCGAAAGCAAAATCAACCGCTGGAAGAGCGACGTCGTATTGTTCGCAAAAGAGGCGCTCGATATCGAATTGTTCGACCACCAAAAGCAATTGTGCCAATCCGAAAAACGCACAGTGATGCTCATCGCCGGACGCGGCGCGGGCAAAACCCAGGCGTCCATGGTCGCGGCCTTGTTTCATGCGCTGCAAGAGAACCAAATCGTGCTGGTGGTTTCCTCCAGCCAACGCATGAGTTCCGAATTTGGCTCGCGGCTGATCTTTCTCATCAGCGGCTCCCCGATCAAAGAATTCGCCGCGAGCATGTCGAGCCGGGCGATTGAACTCAACAATGGCTCGTCGATCAAATTTCTGCCCGCCAATCCGGCAACCATCCGGGGCTACCACCCCAAAAAAGGCGGAACGGGCGGCGTTACCATCATTCTTGACGAAGCCTGCTTTATGGAAAACGGCAAGCAGGTACGCAAAGCGGTTGAATATGCGCTCATCACTACATCCAAGAAAAATGGAAAACTCTACATCGTGTCCTCGCCCAGTTCGGCGGCGTCTTGGGTGTATGGCTATGTTCAGAACGCGAAAGGCGCCAAATCCGACATCGAAGTGATCCAATGCGCCAGCAGCGCCAATCCGCTCATTTCGAGCAAAGAACTCGACCGCCTGCGCCAAAACAAAAACGAGTTGGAATTCCGGGCGGAGGTGCTGGGCGAGTGGGTCGAGGGCGCCTGTGGGCTATTCAAGGGATTGATCGAACCCAACCGTCAGCCGCGTTTTGCGCTGCCGCCGCAGGCGGTCTATGCCCTCGGGGCTGACTTGGCGCTGTCATTCAGCCCCAATCACGACCGCAGCGTACTCGCGGTGGTCGCGCAATACCAAACCGGTTTCGACCTGGAGCCGAAATACGCTATCGTCGATTTGAAAGTGTTCGAGACGGCGTCTGACCGTGATTTGCGCGAATCCGCCCAGGCATTGATTGAGACATACAACATCGAATGCGCCGCCGTTGAGCAGTATCAGGGCAAGTCACTTGCGGAATATTGCGCTTCGCAGAATGTGGAGGTCGAACTGGTCGCGCCGAGCGTCCAGCGTCAGCAAATCGCGTTTCACGCCATGCACGCGCTGCTCAAACAGAAACGCCTGGCGCTGCCCGACGATCTTGATCCAGCCTTCTTCGAGGAACTCAAGGCTTTCGAGTACCGCCGCGGCCCTCATGGAGGCGCTCAGTTTGGCCATCCTCTCAGCGGCGGGATGCACGACGACACCGTCTACGCCGTCGCTTGGGCGCTGGATGCGTTGCGAAACCGGGCCGCTTCTGAGGGGGGCAACGCAAGCGCTGAAGTGGGCGTTGTCATTGACTTTTTACCGGGAGCGTGATCTCAGTTTCCGTAGAAAAAAGTAGTTTCCCCTTCCAATTTTCAGCGGATTTGGTTAGCTATGATTGTGTTAGAAATACCAGAAGAATTGATTCGATTGTTTGAGGGATATACATGCAAAGCCCAGTGGTAAAAGTTCCTGAATCGGTAGTTGTGCCTCCGTCGTTTTTACAGAAAATAATAGACCAGGCCGAAGCGGCCGCCCCCAATGAATGCTGTGGGGTTTTGGGCGGAAAAGGCAGCGTTGTCACATCGGTCTACCCGATTGAGAATGACCTGTGCGCCCCCGACCGATTTAATGGCAACCCCGAAGCGCTGTTTTGCGCCGTGCGTAAAATGCGCAAGGCCAATGAGGATATGATTGGGGTCTTTCACTCGCATCCCTCATCGCCGCCGACGCCCTCGCAACGCGACCGCGAAGACAATCACTACCCTGGATTGTTTTATTTCATCATCTCGCTGGCGTCTGATGAGCCTGAGGTGCGTTGTTATGTGATGACGGACGAGGGCGAGTTTGAGTCAGTCTCGATGATTTAGTTAATCATTCTTTCGCCAATAAAAAAAACCGCCGGGTGGATCATCGCCCGGCGGTTTAATATTTAGTTGGCTTGATTATTTACGCGGTTAGGATTTTCTCGGCTTGTTCGTTGAGCGCATGGGTCATAAAGGGGATGCCGGTCAGTTCTTCCGTCTCGCGGTTGGCCGACATCAGGTCGCTGCGTTGAACCTGGCTTAATTCAAACTTACGCGCCCCTGCCATAAATTGCTGTAATCCACAAGACAATTTGTCGCATAGACCGTGCATGGCAATTGCGCCGTAGGGGATGCGCTTCATTTCTTCTTCGCCGATCCGGGCTTTGACCGCTTCCCAACTCGAGAATATTTCTTCCGGGAAAGT
This window encodes:
- a CDS encoding M67 family metallopeptidase translates to MQSPVVKVPESVVVPPSFLQKIIDQAEAAAPNECCGVLGGKGSVVTSVYPIENDLCAPDRFNGNPEALFCAVRKMRKANEDMIGVFHSHPSSPPTPSQRDREDNHYPGLFYFIISLASDEPEVRCYVMTDEGEFESVSMI
- a CDS encoding phage terminase large subunit, whose product is MMKDETPSIEPQDAQRHLHDLEEEMERVKHCLDEESDLLDSKVQGLHRLFLSYISGYFSAAAKLLPGRSKPEPTPPEEPLESKINRWKSDVVLFAKEALDIELFDHQKQLCQSEKRTVMLIAGRGAGKTQASMVAALFHALQENQIVLVVSSSQRMSSEFGSRLIFLISGSPIKEFAASMSSRAIELNNGSSIKFLPANPATIRGYHPKKGGTGGVTIILDEACFMENGKQVRKAVEYALITTSKKNGKLYIVSSPSSAASWVYGYVQNAKGAKSDIEVIQCASSANPLISSKELDRLRQNKNELEFRAEVLGEWVEGACGLFKGLIEPNRQPRFALPPQAVYALGADLALSFSPNHDRSVLAVVAQYQTGFDLEPKYAIVDLKVFETASDRDLRESAQALIETYNIECAAVEQYQGKSLAEYCASQNVEVELVAPSVQRQQIAFHAMHALLKQKRLALPDDLDPAFFEELKAFEYRRGPHGGAQFGHPLSGGMHDDTVYAVAWALDALRNRAASEGGNASAEVGVVIDFLPGA